The following proteins are co-located in the Triticum aestivum cultivar Chinese Spring chromosome 1A, IWGSC CS RefSeq v2.1, whole genome shotgun sequence genome:
- the LOC123077258 gene encoding 3-ketoacyl-CoA synthase 12-like, with translation MELLLLLTVLLFAHAVAYLAWAAAVRRRQSRCYLLDYVCYKPSDDRKVTTEMAGALIERNPRLGLSEYRFLLRVIVGSGIGEETYSPRNIVDSREDAPTHQDAVEEMDAFIDDAITELFGKSGSLIKPRDVDVLVVNVSMFSPAPSIASRIVRRYGMREDVAAYNLSGMGCSAGLVSLDLARNALRTRRNATALVVSTESIAPNWYPGTDKSMMLGNMLFRCGGSAVLLTNDPALRGRAKMELRCLVRSNIAANDDAHACALQREDADGRVGISLSKALPKAAVRAFTVNLRTLAPRILPVTELARFAAGLMLRKLSSSSRKHGGKSEGPKINFKSGVEHFCLHPGGTAVIEAVKRSLGLDDGDVEPARMTLHRWGNTSASSLWYVLSYMEAKGRLRRGDRVLMVTFGSGFKCNSCMWEVKGDMADKGAWADCVDDYPPANTANPYMDKFGWLNDVEGDTVML, from the coding sequence ATGGAGCTGCTGCTCTTGCTCACCGTGCTTCTGTTTGCGCACGCGGTGGCCTACCTGGCCTGGGCGGCCGCCGTCCGGCGCCGGCAGTCGCGGTGCTACCTCCTGGACTACGTGTGCTACAAGCCGTCGGACGACCGCAAGGTGACGACGGAGATGGCCGGCGCGCTGATCGAGCGCAACCCGCGCCTCGGCCTGTCGGAGTACCGCTTCCTCCTGCGGGTCATCGtcggctccggcatcggcgaggaGACCTACTCCCCGCGCAACATCGTGGACAGCCGGGAGGACGCGCCGACGCACCAGGACGCGGTGGAGGAGATGGACGCCTTCATCGACGACGCCATCACGGAGCTCTTCGGCAAGAGCGGCAGCTTGATCAAGCCCCGGGACGTGGACGTGCTGGTGGTGAACGTGTCCATGTTCTCCCCGGCGCCGTCGATCGCGTCCCGGATCGTGCGCCGGTACGGCATGCGGGAGGACGTGGCCGCGTACAACCTGTCCGGCATGGGGTGCAGCGCCGGGCTGGTGTCGCTGGACCTCGCGCGCAACGCGCTGCGCACGCGGCGGAACGCGACGGCGCTGGTGGTGTCGACGGAGTCCATCGCGCCCAACTGGTACCCCGGCACGGACAAGTCGATGATGCTTGGCAACATGCTGTTCCGGTGCGGCGGGTCGGCGGTGCTGCTCACCAACGACCCGGCGCTGCGCGGGCGGGCCAAGATGGAGCTCCGCTGCCTGGTGCGCTCCAACATCGCCGCCAACGACGACGCGCACGCGTGCGCGCTGCAGCGGGAGGACGCGGACGGGCGCGTGGGGATCAGTCTGAGCAAGGCGCTCCCAAAGGCCGCCGTGAGGGCCTTCACCGTGAACCTGCGGACGCTGGCGCCGCGCATCCTCCCGGTGACCGAGCTCGCGCGGTTCGCCGCCGGCCTCATGCTGAGGaagctctcctcctcctcgcgcaaGCACGGCGGGAAAAGCGAGGGACCGAAGATCAACTTCAAGTCGGGCGTGGAGCACTTCTGCCTCCACCCGGGGGGCACGGCGGTGATCGAGGCGGTGAAGCGGAGCCTGGGGCTGGACGACGGCGACGTGGAGCCGGCGCGGATGACGCTGCACCGGTGGGGGAACACGTCGGCGAGCAGCCTGTGGTACGTGCTCTCGTACATGGAGGCCAAGGGGAGGCTGAGGCGAGGGGACAGGGTGCTCATGGTGACCTTCGGCTCCGGGTTCAAGTGCAACAGCTGCATGTGGGAGGTGAAGGGCGACATGGCCGACAAGGGCGCGTGGGCCGACTGCGTCGACGACTACCCGCCGGCCAACACCGCCAACCCCTACATGGACAAATTCGGGTGGCTCAACGACGTCGAGGGCGACACCGTCATGCTTTAA